One window of Lytechinus variegatus isolate NC3 chromosome 2, Lvar_3.0, whole genome shotgun sequence genomic DNA carries:
- the LOC121409228 gene encoding S-adenosyl-L-methionine-dependent tRNA 4-demethylwyosine synthase TYW1-like isoform X1 — protein MLNKWIGLTYAFLSVGNSNASKFLLGEAMNTSDIWMGPVGWEWMWLAVAAVIGIFIFLGHRKKVQGLHVKGKDDQTISISASNEISSLCISNVKIFYGTQTGTAKDLATQLAKDIPSPVKKDVIDLKEFDPEKHVLLDQDDETLCVYILSTYTDGEPPEGGAWFYRWLHESVNDFRVPRTLLKGHRFAVFGLGNSLYQDHYNTVSKNVQQWLTDLSARPFLPRGEGDGNVAASKHGGTEADFAAWKSDFLQAVVKGNGTGDNACSCNQNGTCQSISKGQMSLKQNTVDQGLVNADEEKVDDGLDSDQEDPDEMDVIDVEDLGSVMNKMKNAKAMNGVKQSTEPKEMVTPTIRKNLTKQGYRIIGSHSGVKLCRWTKSMLRGRGGCYKHTFYGIESHRCMESTPSLACANKCVFCWRHHTNPVGTEWKWQMDDAETIVEGALKNHYNLIKQFKGVPGVKQERMIEAMRVQHCALSLVGEPIMYPKINRLVELLHKEKISTFLVTNAQFPDAIKNLLPVTQLYVSVDASTKESLKKVDRPLFRDFWPRFLDSLKALSDKGQRTVYRLTLVKAWNDEEIQSYANLVQLGKPDFIEVKGVTYCGESKASTLTMQNIPWHEEVVHFVQKLMDLLPEYEIASEHEHSNCVLAANTKFKKDGEWWTWIDYPQFHALMAEYDASEGKKIFTAEDYMAKTPSWAVYGCKEQGFDPQETRFYRKGKKKDMGGC, from the exons ATGTTGAATAAATGGATCGGGCTTACTTATGCCTTCCTTTCAGTTGGTAATAGCAATGCAAGTAAGTTTCTGCTGG GTGAAGCCATGAATACCTCTGATATATGGATGGGTCCAGTCGGATGGGAGTGGATGTGGCTAGCAGTTGCTGCAGTGATTGGAATATTTATCTTTCTTGGACACAGAAAGAAGGTTCAAGGGTTACAT GTAAAAGGCAAAGATGATCAGACTATATCCATATCAGCATCAAATGAGATATCTTCACTGTGTATATCAAACGTAAAGATATTCTATGGCACTCAGACTGGTACAGCAAAG GACCTTGCAACTCAACTAGCAAAAGATATCCCTAGCCCAGTGAAGAAAGATGTGATTGATCTGAAGGAGTTTGACCCAGAGAAACATGTTTTATTAGAT CAAGATGATGAAACATTATGTGTGTACATCCTATCTACCTATACGGATGGTGAGCCTCCTGAGGGTGGGGCATGGTTCTATCGATGGCTCCATGAATCCGTCAATGATTTTAGAGTGCCTAGAACTTTACTCAAAGGACATAGATTCGCTGTCTTTGGACTTGGGAATTCACTTTATCAGGATCATTATAACACA GTCAGTAAAAATGTACAACAATGGCTGACAGACTTGAGTGCCAGGCCATTCCTCCCAAGAGGAGAAGGGGATGGCAATGTTGCAGCAAGCAAGCATGGTG GTACTGAGGCGGATTTTGCTGCGTGGAAATCTGATTTTCTTCAGGCTGTAGTAAAGGGCAATGGAACTGGTGATAATGCATGCAGTTGTAATCAAAATGGAACATGCCAGTCGATAAgcaaaggtcaaatgtcattgaaGCAG AACACTGTGGATCAAGGTCTTGTTAATGCCGATGAGGAGAAGGTGGATGATGGTTTGGACAGTGACCAAGAAGATCCTGATGAAATGGATGTCATCGATGTCGAAGACCTGGGATCAGTCATGAACAAGATGAAGAATGCCAAG GCCATGAATGGAGTGAAACAAAGTACTGAACCAAAGGAAATGGTCACGCCAACCATCAGGAAAAATCTTACAAAGCAAG GTTATCGAATCATTGGTTCTCATTCAGGAGTGAAGTTATGTAGATGGACAAAG AGCATGCTTCGTGGTAGAGGTGGATGTTACAAGCATACATTCTATGGTATTGAGAGTCATCGATGCATGGAGTCCACACCCAGTCTAGCATGTGCCAATAAATGTGTCTTCTGTTGGAG ACACCATACAAATCCAGTTGGTACGGAGTGGAAATGGCAAATGGATGATGCTGAAACCATTGTAGAGGGAGCCCTAAAGAACCACTATAACTTAATTAAACAATTCAAAG GAGTACCAGGGGTAAAGCAAGAAAGAATGATTGAAGCTATGAGGGTGCAACATTGCGCCCTATCACTGGTAGGAGAACCCATCATGTACCCTAAGATCAACCGTCTTGTAGAACTACTCCATAAGGAAAAGATCTCCACCTTCTTGGTCACGAATGCTCAGTTTCCTGATGCAATCAA GAATCTGCTACCAGTTACTCAGCTGTATGTGAGTGTTGATGCTAGTACAAAGGAAAGCTTGAAGAAAGTAGATCGCCCTCTATTTAGAGACTTCTGGCCCAGGTTTCTTGATAGCTTGAAAGCCCTATCTGATAAG GGCCAGAGGACAGTATATCGTCTTACTCTAGTCAAGGCATGGAACGATGAGGAGATACAGTCCTATGCAAACCTTGTACAACTCGGCAAACCAGATTTCATTGAGGTCAAG gGTGTAACCTACTGTGGTGAGTCGAAAGCCAGCACACTGACCATGCAGAACATCCCTTGGCATGAGGAAGTTGTTCACTTTGTACAGAAACTCATGGACCTTCTACCAGAGTATGAGATAGCTAGCGAACATGAACATTCAAACTGTGTTCTGGCAGCTAATACAAAG TTCAAGAAGGATGGTGAATGGTGGACTTGGATCGATTACCCACAATTCCATGCGCTGATGGCTGAATATGATGCGAGCGAGGGAAAGAAAATATTCACGGCAGAGGACTACATGGCAAAGACCCCTTCATGGGCTGTGTACGGGTGCAAAGAGCAAGGTTTTGATC
- the LOC121409228 gene encoding S-adenosyl-L-methionine-dependent tRNA 4-demethylwyosine synthase TYW1-like isoform X3, producing MNTSDIWMGPVGWEWMWLAVAAVIGIFIFLGHRKKVQGLHVKGKDDQTISISASNEISSLCISNVKIFYGTQTGTAKDLATQLAKDIPSPVKKDVIDLKEFDPEKHVLLDQDDETLCVYILSTYTDGEPPEGGAWFYRWLHESVNDFRVPRTLLKGHRFAVFGLGNSLYQDHYNTVSKNVQQWLTDLSARPFLPRGEGDGNVAASKHGGTEADFAAWKSDFLQAVVKGNGTGDNACSCNQNGTCQSISKGQMSLKQNTVDQGLVNADEEKVDDGLDSDQEDPDEMDVIDVEDLGSVMNKMKNAKAMNGVKQSTEPKEMVTPTIRKNLTKQGYRIIGSHSGVKLCRWTKSMLRGRGGCYKHTFYGIESHRCMESTPSLACANKCVFCWRHHTNPVGTEWKWQMDDAETIVEGALKNHYNLIKQFKGVPGVKQERMIEAMRVQHCALSLVGEPIMYPKINRLVELLHKEKISTFLVTNAQFPDAIKNLLPVTQLYVSVDASTKESLKKVDRPLFRDFWPRFLDSLKALSDKGQRTVYRLTLVKAWNDEEIQSYANLVQLGKPDFIEVKGVTYCGESKASTLTMQNIPWHEEVVHFVQKLMDLLPEYEIASEHEHSNCVLAANTKFKKDGEWWTWIDYPQFHALMAEYDASEGKKIFTAEDYMAKTPSWAVYGCKEQGFDPQETRFYRKGKKKDMGGC from the exons ATGAATACCTCTGATATATGGATGGGTCCAGTCGGATGGGAGTGGATGTGGCTAGCAGTTGCTGCAGTGATTGGAATATTTATCTTTCTTGGACACAGAAAGAAGGTTCAAGGGTTACAT GTAAAAGGCAAAGATGATCAGACTATATCCATATCAGCATCAAATGAGATATCTTCACTGTGTATATCAAACGTAAAGATATTCTATGGCACTCAGACTGGTACAGCAAAG GACCTTGCAACTCAACTAGCAAAAGATATCCCTAGCCCAGTGAAGAAAGATGTGATTGATCTGAAGGAGTTTGACCCAGAGAAACATGTTTTATTAGAT CAAGATGATGAAACATTATGTGTGTACATCCTATCTACCTATACGGATGGTGAGCCTCCTGAGGGTGGGGCATGGTTCTATCGATGGCTCCATGAATCCGTCAATGATTTTAGAGTGCCTAGAACTTTACTCAAAGGACATAGATTCGCTGTCTTTGGACTTGGGAATTCACTTTATCAGGATCATTATAACACA GTCAGTAAAAATGTACAACAATGGCTGACAGACTTGAGTGCCAGGCCATTCCTCCCAAGAGGAGAAGGGGATGGCAATGTTGCAGCAAGCAAGCATGGTG GTACTGAGGCGGATTTTGCTGCGTGGAAATCTGATTTTCTTCAGGCTGTAGTAAAGGGCAATGGAACTGGTGATAATGCATGCAGTTGTAATCAAAATGGAACATGCCAGTCGATAAgcaaaggtcaaatgtcattgaaGCAG AACACTGTGGATCAAGGTCTTGTTAATGCCGATGAGGAGAAGGTGGATGATGGTTTGGACAGTGACCAAGAAGATCCTGATGAAATGGATGTCATCGATGTCGAAGACCTGGGATCAGTCATGAACAAGATGAAGAATGCCAAG GCCATGAATGGAGTGAAACAAAGTACTGAACCAAAGGAAATGGTCACGCCAACCATCAGGAAAAATCTTACAAAGCAAG GTTATCGAATCATTGGTTCTCATTCAGGAGTGAAGTTATGTAGATGGACAAAG AGCATGCTTCGTGGTAGAGGTGGATGTTACAAGCATACATTCTATGGTATTGAGAGTCATCGATGCATGGAGTCCACACCCAGTCTAGCATGTGCCAATAAATGTGTCTTCTGTTGGAG ACACCATACAAATCCAGTTGGTACGGAGTGGAAATGGCAAATGGATGATGCTGAAACCATTGTAGAGGGAGCCCTAAAGAACCACTATAACTTAATTAAACAATTCAAAG GAGTACCAGGGGTAAAGCAAGAAAGAATGATTGAAGCTATGAGGGTGCAACATTGCGCCCTATCACTGGTAGGAGAACCCATCATGTACCCTAAGATCAACCGTCTTGTAGAACTACTCCATAAGGAAAAGATCTCCACCTTCTTGGTCACGAATGCTCAGTTTCCTGATGCAATCAA GAATCTGCTACCAGTTACTCAGCTGTATGTGAGTGTTGATGCTAGTACAAAGGAAAGCTTGAAGAAAGTAGATCGCCCTCTATTTAGAGACTTCTGGCCCAGGTTTCTTGATAGCTTGAAAGCCCTATCTGATAAG GGCCAGAGGACAGTATATCGTCTTACTCTAGTCAAGGCATGGAACGATGAGGAGATACAGTCCTATGCAAACCTTGTACAACTCGGCAAACCAGATTTCATTGAGGTCAAG gGTGTAACCTACTGTGGTGAGTCGAAAGCCAGCACACTGACCATGCAGAACATCCCTTGGCATGAGGAAGTTGTTCACTTTGTACAGAAACTCATGGACCTTCTACCAGAGTATGAGATAGCTAGCGAACATGAACATTCAAACTGTGTTCTGGCAGCTAATACAAAG TTCAAGAAGGATGGTGAATGGTGGACTTGGATCGATTACCCACAATTCCATGCGCTGATGGCTGAATATGATGCGAGCGAGGGAAAGAAAATATTCACGGCAGAGGACTACATGGCAAAGACCCCTTCATGGGCTGTGTACGGGTGCAAAGAGCAAGGTTTTGATC
- the LOC121409228 gene encoding S-adenosyl-L-methionine-dependent tRNA 4-demethylwyosine synthase TYW1-like isoform X2 has protein sequence MLNKWIGLTYAFLSVGNSNASEAMNTSDIWMGPVGWEWMWLAVAAVIGIFIFLGHRKKVQGLHVKGKDDQTISISASNEISSLCISNVKIFYGTQTGTAKDLATQLAKDIPSPVKKDVIDLKEFDPEKHVLLDQDDETLCVYILSTYTDGEPPEGGAWFYRWLHESVNDFRVPRTLLKGHRFAVFGLGNSLYQDHYNTVSKNVQQWLTDLSARPFLPRGEGDGNVAASKHGGTEADFAAWKSDFLQAVVKGNGTGDNACSCNQNGTCQSISKGQMSLKQNTVDQGLVNADEEKVDDGLDSDQEDPDEMDVIDVEDLGSVMNKMKNAKAMNGVKQSTEPKEMVTPTIRKNLTKQGYRIIGSHSGVKLCRWTKSMLRGRGGCYKHTFYGIESHRCMESTPSLACANKCVFCWRHHTNPVGTEWKWQMDDAETIVEGALKNHYNLIKQFKGVPGVKQERMIEAMRVQHCALSLVGEPIMYPKINRLVELLHKEKISTFLVTNAQFPDAIKNLLPVTQLYVSVDASTKESLKKVDRPLFRDFWPRFLDSLKALSDKGQRTVYRLTLVKAWNDEEIQSYANLVQLGKPDFIEVKGVTYCGESKASTLTMQNIPWHEEVVHFVQKLMDLLPEYEIASEHEHSNCVLAANTKFKKDGEWWTWIDYPQFHALMAEYDASEGKKIFTAEDYMAKTPSWAVYGCKEQGFDPQETRFYRKGKKKDMGGC, from the exons ATGTTGAATAAATGGATCGGGCTTACTTATGCCTTCCTTTCAGTTGGTAATAGCAATGCAA GTGAAGCCATGAATACCTCTGATATATGGATGGGTCCAGTCGGATGGGAGTGGATGTGGCTAGCAGTTGCTGCAGTGATTGGAATATTTATCTTTCTTGGACACAGAAAGAAGGTTCAAGGGTTACAT GTAAAAGGCAAAGATGATCAGACTATATCCATATCAGCATCAAATGAGATATCTTCACTGTGTATATCAAACGTAAAGATATTCTATGGCACTCAGACTGGTACAGCAAAG GACCTTGCAACTCAACTAGCAAAAGATATCCCTAGCCCAGTGAAGAAAGATGTGATTGATCTGAAGGAGTTTGACCCAGAGAAACATGTTTTATTAGAT CAAGATGATGAAACATTATGTGTGTACATCCTATCTACCTATACGGATGGTGAGCCTCCTGAGGGTGGGGCATGGTTCTATCGATGGCTCCATGAATCCGTCAATGATTTTAGAGTGCCTAGAACTTTACTCAAAGGACATAGATTCGCTGTCTTTGGACTTGGGAATTCACTTTATCAGGATCATTATAACACA GTCAGTAAAAATGTACAACAATGGCTGACAGACTTGAGTGCCAGGCCATTCCTCCCAAGAGGAGAAGGGGATGGCAATGTTGCAGCAAGCAAGCATGGTG GTACTGAGGCGGATTTTGCTGCGTGGAAATCTGATTTTCTTCAGGCTGTAGTAAAGGGCAATGGAACTGGTGATAATGCATGCAGTTGTAATCAAAATGGAACATGCCAGTCGATAAgcaaaggtcaaatgtcattgaaGCAG AACACTGTGGATCAAGGTCTTGTTAATGCCGATGAGGAGAAGGTGGATGATGGTTTGGACAGTGACCAAGAAGATCCTGATGAAATGGATGTCATCGATGTCGAAGACCTGGGATCAGTCATGAACAAGATGAAGAATGCCAAG GCCATGAATGGAGTGAAACAAAGTACTGAACCAAAGGAAATGGTCACGCCAACCATCAGGAAAAATCTTACAAAGCAAG GTTATCGAATCATTGGTTCTCATTCAGGAGTGAAGTTATGTAGATGGACAAAG AGCATGCTTCGTGGTAGAGGTGGATGTTACAAGCATACATTCTATGGTATTGAGAGTCATCGATGCATGGAGTCCACACCCAGTCTAGCATGTGCCAATAAATGTGTCTTCTGTTGGAG ACACCATACAAATCCAGTTGGTACGGAGTGGAAATGGCAAATGGATGATGCTGAAACCATTGTAGAGGGAGCCCTAAAGAACCACTATAACTTAATTAAACAATTCAAAG GAGTACCAGGGGTAAAGCAAGAAAGAATGATTGAAGCTATGAGGGTGCAACATTGCGCCCTATCACTGGTAGGAGAACCCATCATGTACCCTAAGATCAACCGTCTTGTAGAACTACTCCATAAGGAAAAGATCTCCACCTTCTTGGTCACGAATGCTCAGTTTCCTGATGCAATCAA GAATCTGCTACCAGTTACTCAGCTGTATGTGAGTGTTGATGCTAGTACAAAGGAAAGCTTGAAGAAAGTAGATCGCCCTCTATTTAGAGACTTCTGGCCCAGGTTTCTTGATAGCTTGAAAGCCCTATCTGATAAG GGCCAGAGGACAGTATATCGTCTTACTCTAGTCAAGGCATGGAACGATGAGGAGATACAGTCCTATGCAAACCTTGTACAACTCGGCAAACCAGATTTCATTGAGGTCAAG gGTGTAACCTACTGTGGTGAGTCGAAAGCCAGCACACTGACCATGCAGAACATCCCTTGGCATGAGGAAGTTGTTCACTTTGTACAGAAACTCATGGACCTTCTACCAGAGTATGAGATAGCTAGCGAACATGAACATTCAAACTGTGTTCTGGCAGCTAATACAAAG TTCAAGAAGGATGGTGAATGGTGGACTTGGATCGATTACCCACAATTCCATGCGCTGATGGCTGAATATGATGCGAGCGAGGGAAAGAAAATATTCACGGCAGAGGACTACATGGCAAAGACCCCTTCATGGGCTGTGTACGGGTGCAAAGAGCAAGGTTTTGATC